A single genomic interval of Alistipes provencensis harbors:
- a CDS encoding acyl carrier protein yields MKRIIRTARAYAMALALAATISMTSCRTQDISETELAQQNEPVKISAEVRLARVTRAVQTISDELVGIVNSVLGTNYPMINSYMIFSSDLQADEVDMINIFNKVRIQFGFNVPAEDREKIITFGDLVNYVTKHTVSIPPLPSNPDIRIFEKIQEIINEKMDVPIGLICVHSNIRNDFGMDSLDFFEFVIALEDEFNIEISDEYVARIKTVEDCWAYIESQS; encoded by the coding sequence ATGAAAAGGATAATTCGTACAGCAAGGGCCTATGCAATGGCCCTTGCTTTGGCGGCGACGATCTCGATGACGTCGTGCCGGACACAGGATATTTCTGAAACTGAACTAGCCCAACAGAACGAGCCGGTCAAAATCTCCGCAGAAGTTCGTTTGGCAAGAGTTACCCGCGCTGTCCAAACCATCAGCGACGAACTTGTCGGAATCGTAAATTCGGTACTTGGGACTAATTACCCGATGATTAACAGCTATATGATATTCTCTTCGGATTTGCAGGCCGATGAGGTTGATATGATAAATATTTTCAACAAAGTCCGTATACAATTCGGATTCAATGTTCCGGCTGAAGACAGAGAAAAAATCATAACTTTCGGAGATCTTGTCAATTATGTAACTAAACACACCGTCTCGATTCCGCCGCTGCCGAGTAACCCGGACATTCGGATTTTTGAAAAAATCCAGGAGATCATCAACGAAAAAATGGATGTTCCCATTGGTTTAATCTGCGTCCATTCCAATATAAGGAACGATTTTGGCATGGACAGTCTGGATTTTTTTGAGTTTGTCATAGCCCTTGAAGATGAATTCAATATTGAAATTTCCGATGAGTATGTAGCCAGAATAAAAACGGTGGAAGACTGTTGGGCATATATCGAAAGCCAGTCCTGA
- a CDS encoding RagB/SusD family nutrient uptake outer membrane protein, with protein sequence MKRTIISLLLTGLLGASAGCSSFLDVENIGKSTIKSFFAEYNGLESAYYGIYHETYSFYDSYFVNYSDLASDLPELTQNASDMHLRIHNFESLPEDDAGYPRLLWKAGYNIVVNANNIIHYGPELKESNPEKSEAIDRIIAHAHFIRALIFFNLSNAYAQNYTYTDNASHLGIALPLQPVSFNDVIARFSMEKTYKQVLEDLQTAMTTLDKTGDSDVYYASGTACRALLARVYLYMGNYDLAEQYASEVIGKVSLTPYADYEMMFRYPDKNPGKETILRLNGYDNTSSLHNLYNPAGSTKVIPSAKLLALFDDPQDIRRTRLLHYDPAYEGYDDEEHSYEKEACMKYYVNDKYKIDNNGLNGHSDPFVLRCSEMYLIRAEALCNRENPDLDSAAADLKALIARATGKSISQIILTYSNQEEMNTLIERERMRELCFEGHRLLDISRRHQTMERNESALTTLTKLSYPDYRFVLPIPRLEIDNNSAMQQNPGYGGAEE encoded by the coding sequence ATGAAAAGAACTATCATATCACTATTGCTGACCGGTCTGCTGGGTGCTTCAGCCGGATGCTCCAGTTTCCTCGATGTGGAAAACATCGGCAAAAGCACGATCAAATCCTTCTTCGCGGAATATAACGGACTGGAAAGCGCCTATTACGGCATATATCACGAAACCTACAGTTTCTACGACAGCTATTTCGTCAACTATTCGGATCTGGCGAGCGACCTGCCGGAACTGACGCAGAACGCGTCCGACATGCACCTGCGGATTCACAATTTCGAATCGCTGCCGGAGGACGATGCCGGGTATCCGCGCCTGCTCTGGAAAGCGGGGTACAATATCGTAGTCAACGCCAACAACATCATCCATTACGGCCCGGAGCTCAAGGAGAGCAATCCCGAAAAATCGGAGGCCATCGACCGGATCATCGCCCATGCTCACTTTATCCGGGCGCTGATATTCTTCAACCTGAGCAATGCCTACGCCCAGAACTACACCTACACGGACAACGCTTCGCACCTAGGCATCGCACTGCCGCTCCAGCCGGTGAGTTTCAACGACGTAATCGCACGGTTCTCCATGGAGAAGACCTACAAGCAGGTCCTCGAAGACCTGCAGACGGCGATGACGACGCTCGACAAAACAGGCGACTCGGACGTATACTATGCATCCGGAACCGCCTGCCGGGCCTTGCTGGCTCGCGTCTACCTCTACATGGGCAACTATGATCTGGCGGAACAATACGCCTCGGAGGTCATCGGAAAAGTATCGCTGACACCCTATGCCGACTACGAAATGATGTTCCGCTATCCGGACAAGAATCCGGGCAAGGAGACGATTCTCCGCCTGAACGGATACGACAACACTTCGTCCCTGCACAATCTCTACAATCCGGCAGGATCGACCAAAGTCATCCCCTCGGCCAAACTGCTGGCCCTGTTCGACGATCCTCAGGATATCCGGCGGACACGGCTGCTGCACTATGATCCCGCTTACGAAGGGTATGACGACGAGGAGCACAGCTACGAGAAGGAGGCCTGCATGAAATATTACGTCAATGACAAATACAAAATCGACAACAACGGGCTCAACGGCCATAGCGATCCTTTCGTCCTGCGCTGTTCGGAAATGTACCTGATCCGTGCCGAGGCACTCTGTAACCGGGAAAACCCCGATCTCGACAGCGCCGCCGCCGACCTGAAGGCCCTGATCGCCCGCGCAACGGGCAAGAGCATCAGTCAAATCATACTGACTTATTCGAATCAGGAGGAGATGAACACCCTGATCGAGCGGGAGCGTATGCGCGAACTCTGCTTCGAGGGACATCGCCTGCTGGACATCTCGCGCCGCCACCAGACGATGGAGCGCAACGAATCAGCCCTGACGACCCTGACAAAACTCTCCTATCCCGACTATCGCTTCGTCCTGCCGATCCCCCGGCTGGAGATCGACAACAACTCCGCGATGCAGCAAAATCCCGGATACGGCGGAGCCGAAGAATAA
- a CDS encoding SusC/RagA family TonB-linked outer membrane protein translates to MKETFTATNTGHSCKLRHLLLLVCVLTVSVATPARGGGNSASALGNTATGSDEAQTTPQSATRNISGQIFDAQGVPLIGATVMIKGTSKGIHTDTNGKFTLSIPNTGKVVILAVSYVGMKSREVGVTTQNTLTITLEPDTEIGEVVVTGYGVVQRREDLVGSAYQISSKKLELMPVRRVDNMLDGMVPGLQVTQGINGNEEAFRTRLRVRVRGDASLDASSEPLWIIDGAPVYTGDRNGQVTGTLYTVSPLSFINPTDIESITVLKDASTAALYGADGANGVILITTKQGKSEETRVNIGIKYGVSFPNESTRFKVLNASQYMAYAKEAWTNAGNPISAFPYQDSEYNSYSTTDTRWNEVYLGAGQNLQVDLSASGGTKRMKNYLSAGFYTDDMMLKGNNQRRLSLRSNSTYTLVKGLEATVIMGGSYNVNNIFSLTRSYYETLPIFSPYENDGHTMRLYNYYSNESLTEYKPSMLKFTQNKVPEREENDNRQRTLNASLNALLKWEPIEGLSGTVQFATNYMGVYEDIYNARTNLSGYIEGEPMGKSERRGTYNLNWNNVDRINFNRTFGRHRVGAMAGIEFKHEENRYLNLNGYGFINDQIKEMAYVSADKIKGSSNTAYSRSLSYIGQVSYSYDNRYFIAGTLRRQGFSSFGEYSRWGNFASIGLSWNVHNEAFFKSKIFDTLKVKFSYGSTGNSRVDTSAAHGTYSISTSSGYIGNMGAVQSSAPNPGLTWETTLKTNLGVSVGICKRVLVDIEYYNEVTKDMLASSRISMIVTEDSIMRNLGEMRNRGVEININSTNIRSRDFTWTSELNLAHNSNKILKLYQGTTISKGEYVWEEGQPKNAWCLIRWAGIDPADGQPMWYDKRGNITKTYNYENRVTTGKVAVPSVFGSLTNTLQWKQLTLRFMLNYSIGGWHYTVMDRMSMNAASDIISTNTSVNALEYWKKPGELAINPRIAYKNQMRASSYTDRFLHRMTNIRLQNVALTYQFPQQLCKKLRMAAASVSLVGDNVYLWTPDQKRGKNSYKTTMNAGFPMLTSYSIDLSVTF, encoded by the coding sequence ATGAAGGAAACTTTTACAGCGACCAACACGGGGCATAGCTGCAAATTGCGGCATCTCCTGCTTCTTGTGTGTGTCCTGACGGTTTCTGTCGCAACCCCGGCAAGGGGGGGGGGGAATTCAGCCTCCGCATTAGGTAACACCGCGACAGGGTCGGACGAGGCACAAACAACACCCCAAAGTGCGACCCGCAACATCAGCGGACAAATCTTCGACGCGCAAGGCGTCCCTTTGATCGGTGCGACGGTCATGATCAAAGGCACTTCGAAAGGCATTCACACCGACACCAACGGTAAATTCACGCTGTCGATCCCCAATACGGGCAAGGTCGTTATTCTCGCGGTTTCCTATGTCGGTATGAAAAGCCGCGAAGTAGGGGTCACCACCCAAAACACGCTTACGATTACGCTCGAACCCGACACGGAGATCGGCGAGGTCGTCGTGACGGGTTACGGCGTCGTGCAGCGCCGCGAGGACCTTGTCGGCAGCGCCTATCAGATCAGTTCGAAAAAACTGGAGCTGATGCCTGTACGCCGCGTGGACAACATGCTCGACGGCATGGTGCCGGGCCTCCAAGTAACGCAGGGCATCAACGGTAACGAAGAGGCATTCCGCACCCGTCTGCGCGTGCGTGTGCGCGGCGACGCCTCGCTCGACGCCTCAAGCGAACCACTCTGGATTATCGACGGAGCCCCGGTTTACACCGGCGACCGCAACGGGCAGGTGACCGGCACGCTCTACACGGTCAGTCCGCTTTCGTTCATCAACCCCACCGACATCGAGTCCATCACGGTACTGAAGGACGCCTCGACAGCCGCGCTCTACGGTGCGGACGGCGCCAACGGTGTGATCCTGATCACCACCAAGCAAGGTAAATCCGAGGAGACTCGCGTAAATATCGGAATCAAATACGGCGTCTCGTTCCCCAACGAAAGCACCCGTTTCAAAGTGCTGAACGCATCGCAGTACATGGCCTACGCCAAGGAAGCTTGGACCAACGCCGGCAATCCTATTTCGGCCTTTCCCTATCAGGACAGCGAATACAACAGCTATTCGACGACCGACACCCGCTGGAACGAGGTTTATCTGGGCGCCGGCCAGAACCTGCAGGTGGACCTGAGTGCCAGCGGCGGCACGAAACGGATGAAAAATTATCTCTCGGCCGGCTTCTACACCGACGACATGATGCTCAAAGGCAACAACCAACGGCGTCTTTCGCTGCGGTCCAATTCGACCTATACGCTCGTAAAAGGACTCGAGGCTACGGTGATCATGGGCGGCTCGTACAACGTCAACAATATCTTCTCCCTGACACGGAGCTACTACGAAACGCTTCCGATCTTCTCACCCTACGAGAACGACGGCCACACGATGCGGCTCTACAACTATTACAGCAACGAATCGCTCACCGAGTACAAACCGTCAATGCTCAAGTTCACCCAGAACAAGGTTCCCGAACGCGAAGAGAACGACAACCGCCAGCGCACGCTGAATGCGTCGCTGAACGCTTTGCTGAAATGGGAACCGATTGAAGGATTGTCGGGAACGGTGCAATTTGCAACGAACTACATGGGCGTCTATGAAGACATTTACAACGCCCGCACCAATCTCTCGGGTTATATCGAAGGCGAACCCATGGGAAAATCGGAACGCCGTGGGACCTACAACCTCAACTGGAACAACGTCGACCGCATAAACTTCAACCGCACGTTCGGCAGACACCGGGTCGGCGCCATGGCCGGAATCGAGTTCAAGCACGAAGAAAACCGCTATCTCAACCTGAACGGCTACGGTTTTATCAACGACCAGATCAAGGAGATGGCTTACGTCTCAGCCGACAAGATCAAAGGTTCGAGCAACACGGCCTATTCCCGGTCACTCTCCTATATCGGACAGGTCTCCTATTCGTATGACAACCGCTATTTCATTGCCGGAACTTTACGCAGGCAGGGTTTCTCCTCGTTCGGCGAATATTCGCGCTGGGGCAACTTCGCCTCGATAGGCCTTTCGTGGAATGTCCACAACGAGGCGTTCTTCAAAAGCAAGATATTCGACACCCTGAAAGTGAAATTCTCCTACGGCAGTACCGGAAATTCCCGTGTGGACACCTCGGCTGCCCACGGCACCTACAGCATCTCCACCTCCTCGGGATATATCGGCAACATGGGCGCCGTGCAGAGTTCCGCACCCAATCCGGGATTGACATGGGAAACGACCCTGAAGACAAACCTCGGCGTCAGCGTGGGAATCTGCAAACGCGTGCTGGTCGACATCGAGTATTACAACGAAGTCACGAAAGACATGTTGGCGTCGAGCCGTATCTCGATGATCGTTACGGAAGACTCCATCATGCGCAATCTGGGCGAGATGCGCAACCGCGGCGTCGAGATCAACATCAACTCGACCAATATCCGAAGCCGCGATTTTACATGGACCTCGGAACTGAACCTCGCACACAACAGCAACAAAATCCTCAAACTCTACCAGGGAACGACCATCAGCAAGGGCGAGTATGTCTGGGAAGAGGGACAGCCCAAAAACGCATGGTGTCTGATCCGCTGGGCCGGTATCGACCCGGCCGACGGACAGCCCATGTGGTATGACAAACGCGGCAACATCACCAAGACCTACAATTACGAAAACCGGGTGACCACGGGCAAGGTCGCGGTTCCGAGCGTCTTCGGCAGCTTGACGAACACCCTGCAATGGAAACAGCTCACACTGCGTTTCATGCTCAACTACTCCATCGGCGGATGGCATTACACCGTGATGGACCGGATGAGCATGAATGCGGCCAGCGACATCATCTCCACCAACACGTCGGTTAACGCGCTGGAGTACTGGAAAAAGCCGGGCGAACTGGCAATCAATCCCCGCATCGCCTACAAAAACCAGATGCGCGCATCCTCCTATACCGACCGTTTCCTGCACCGCATGACCAACATCCGCCTGCAGAACGTCGCCCTGACCTACCAGTTCCCGCAGCAACTCTGCAAAAAGCTGCGAATGGCAGCAGCAAGCGTCTCGCTGGTAGGCGACAACGTCTACCTCTGGACTCCGGACCAGAAACGCGGTAAAAACAGCTACAAGACCACAATGAACGCCGGATTCCCCATGCTGACGAGCTATTCGATCGATTTATCCGTAACATTCTAA
- the dusB gene encoding tRNA dihydrouridine synthase DusB, producing the protein MKIADIELGEHPLLLAPMEDVTDPSFRYMCKRFGADVVYTEFISSDGLIRDAAKSLKKLEIDDAERPVGIQIYGHLIEPMVEAARMAEAAGPDIIDINFGCPVKKIAGRGAGSGMMRDVPLMVEMTRQIVAAVKTPVTVKTRLGWDDESKNIEEIALRLQDAGIAALTIHGRTRAQMYRGEADWTLIGRVKNNPQIHIPIIGNGDVDSGPKAREMFDRYGVDGVMVGRATYGRPWIFREIKHFMATGEVMPQPSVTERVAIAKEHLQKSLEIKGGHVGILEMRRHLTNYFKGLPDFKPTRLKLVTSLDAGELFSTLDEIAARWGGYDLSGTVPAPLSHNL; encoded by the coding sequence ATGAAAATCGCAGACATAGAATTGGGTGAGCATCCCCTGCTGCTGGCGCCGATGGAGGACGTGACCGACCCGTCGTTCCGTTACATGTGCAAGCGGTTCGGGGCCGACGTGGTCTACACGGAGTTCATCTCCTCGGACGGGCTGATCCGCGATGCAGCCAAATCGCTCAAGAAACTCGAGATCGACGACGCGGAGCGTCCCGTGGGGATTCAGATCTACGGCCACCTGATCGAACCGATGGTCGAGGCGGCGCGGATGGCCGAGGCCGCCGGTCCCGACATCATCGACATCAACTTCGGCTGTCCGGTGAAGAAGATTGCCGGGCGCGGCGCCGGGTCGGGCATGATGCGCGACGTACCGCTGATGGTCGAGATGACGCGGCAGATCGTTGCGGCGGTCAAGACACCCGTGACGGTCAAGACCCGTCTCGGATGGGACGACGAATCGAAAAACATCGAAGAGATAGCCCTTCGGCTGCAGGACGCCGGCATCGCGGCGCTCACGATCCACGGCCGCACACGGGCCCAGATGTACCGCGGCGAGGCGGACTGGACGCTGATCGGCCGGGTGAAGAACAACCCGCAGATACACATTCCGATCATCGGCAACGGCGACGTCGATTCGGGCCCGAAGGCCCGGGAGATGTTCGACCGCTACGGCGTAGACGGGGTGATGGTGGGCCGCGCGACCTACGGGCGTCCGTGGATATTCCGCGAGATCAAGCACTTCATGGCCACGGGCGAGGTGATGCCCCAGCCCTCGGTCACGGAACGGGTCGCCATCGCCAAGGAGCATTTGCAGAAGTCGCTGGAGATCAAGGGCGGACATGTCGGCATCCTCGAAATGCGGCGCCACCTGACGAACTATTTCAAAGGATTGCCCGACTTCAAACCCACGCGGCTGAAACTGGTGACATCGCTCGACGCCGGCGAACTGTTCTCGACGCTCGACGAGATCGCCGCCCGCTGGGGCGGTTACGACCTGAGCGGCACGGTCCCCGCCCCGCTGTCGCACAACCTGTAA
- a CDS encoding hemolysin family protein, giving the protein MEILVILLLILLNGLFAMSEIALISARRSNLEMQARQGSAGARQALKLAKDPDRFLSTVQIGITLIGILTGIYSGDTLAAKFGKDLAQLGIPLRAATITAQVTIVIVVTYLTIIFGELVPKRIGMNAAEKAAKIIARPMGALSVVASPFVWLLSKSTAGVTRLLGLHKAESKVTEAEIRSIIQEGAEDGEVQEVEQKIMGRVFSLGDRTVESIMTHRSELVWIDASMNAAEVRAVVARAPHNRYPVADGSLDKLLGVVYLKDLFLHLDEPGFDLRSQLTPAKFFHEGFEVYNALEQLRSEQLGYGIICDEFGVTRGIITLKDIFEALVGELPDPREEPDIVRREDGSCLVDGQCPYYDFLAWFGLEEVFAHNAYNTVSGLILEQLAHIPATGEKLSWNGFTFEIVDMDGARIDKVLVTFDQQEQL; this is encoded by the coding sequence ATGGAAATTCTCGTCATTCTGCTGCTGATCCTGCTCAACGGGCTCTTCGCCATGTCGGAGATCGCCCTGATCTCGGCCCGCCGTTCGAATCTGGAGATGCAGGCCCGACAGGGCAGCGCAGGGGCCCGCCAAGCTCTGAAACTGGCCAAAGACCCCGACCGGTTCCTCTCGACGGTGCAGATCGGCATCACGCTCATCGGCATCCTCACGGGTATCTATTCGGGCGACACGCTGGCCGCCAAATTCGGCAAGGACCTCGCCCAACTGGGCATCCCGCTGCGCGCGGCGACCATCACGGCGCAGGTCACGATCGTCATCGTGGTCACCTACCTCACGATCATCTTCGGCGAGCTGGTGCCCAAGCGCATCGGCATGAACGCCGCGGAAAAGGCCGCAAAGATCATCGCACGCCCCATGGGGGCGCTTTCGGTCGTGGCGTCGCCTTTCGTCTGGCTGCTCTCCAAGAGCACGGCGGGCGTCACCCGCCTGCTGGGGCTGCACAAGGCTGAGAGCAAGGTCACCGAAGCCGAGATCCGCTCGATCATTCAGGAGGGCGCCGAGGACGGCGAAGTGCAGGAGGTCGAACAAAAGATCATGGGGCGCGTCTTTTCGCTGGGCGACCGCACGGTGGAGTCGATCATGACCCACCGCAGCGAGCTGGTGTGGATCGACGCGTCGATGAACGCCGCGGAGGTCCGCGCAGTCGTCGCCCGCGCGCCGCACAACCGCTACCCCGTCGCCGACGGCAGTCTGGACAAACTGCTGGGCGTGGTCTACCTCAAGGACCTCTTCCTGCACCTCGACGAGCCCGGTTTCGACCTGCGTTCGCAGCTCACCCCGGCCAAGTTCTTCCACGAGGGATTCGAGGTCTACAACGCCCTCGAACAGTTGCGCAGCGAGCAGTTGGGCTACGGCATCATCTGCGACGAATTCGGCGTCACGCGCGGCATCATCACCCTGAAGGACATCTTCGAAGCGCTCGTCGGCGAACTCCCCGACCCGCGCGAAGAGCCCGACATCGTGCGGCGCGAGGACGGCAGTTGTCTGGTGGACGGACAGTGTCCGTATTACGATTTCCTCGCATGGTTCGGGCTCGAAGAGGTTTTCGCGCACAACGCCTACAACACCGTCAGCGGTCTGATTCTCGAACAGTTGGCGCATATTCCGGCCACGGGCGAAAAGCTGTCGTGGAACGGCTTCACGTTCGAGATCGTGGACATGGACGGGGCGCGCATCGACAAAGTGCTGGTCACGTTCGATCAACAGGAACAACTATGA
- the argS gene encoding arginine--tRNA ligase, which yields MNIETFISDAVRRSVEALYGELGDEQLQIQKTRKEFEGDYTLVTFPLLRRSRKSPEATATEIGEYMTANIAEVKAFNVIKGFLNLSLDSGFWAARFNEIAADETFGQAPATGRTVMVEYSSPNTNKPLHLGHIRNNLLGYSVAQILKANGHTVLKANLVNDRGIHICKSMLAWKLYGNGETPASTGMKGDHLVGKYYVEFDKHYKAQIKELMAQGQSEDDAKKSAPIMLEAQEMLRKWEAKDPEVYSLWETMNGWVYEGFDVTYKALGVDFDKIYYESQTYLLGKALVEEGLEKGVFYRRPDNSVWIDLTADGLDEKLLLRGDGTSVYMTQDLGTAFRRFEDNKLDDMIYVVGNEQNYHFQVLKLVLKKLGYADWSDHITHLSYGMVELPEGKMKSREGTVVDADDLIEGMVSTAREMSAELGKLDGCTEEEANAVSTMVGLGALKYFILKVDPKKTMLFDPRESIDFNGNTGPFIQYTHARIRSILRKAAEAGIDFGGVAAADYLPEEIDLVKTLTEYPATVKAAGENFAPSIIGAYVYELAKQFNGYYHDHSILKEENADIRRMRLQLVQQVARVIRSGMKLLGIDVPERM from the coding sequence ATGAATATCGAAACCTTTATTTCGGATGCGGTCCGCCGTTCGGTGGAGGCGCTTTACGGAGAGCTCGGCGACGAGCAGTTGCAGATTCAGAAGACCCGCAAGGAGTTCGAGGGCGACTACACCCTCGTGACGTTTCCGCTGCTGCGACGAAGCCGCAAATCGCCCGAGGCCACCGCGACCGAGATCGGAGAATATATGACGGCCAACATCGCGGAGGTCAAGGCGTTCAACGTAATCAAGGGCTTCCTGAACCTCTCGCTCGACAGCGGGTTCTGGGCGGCCCGTTTCAACGAGATCGCCGCCGACGAGACCTTCGGGCAGGCCCCCGCGACGGGCCGCACGGTGATGGTCGAATATTCGTCGCCCAACACCAACAAACCGCTGCATCTGGGGCATATTCGCAACAACCTGCTGGGGTATTCCGTGGCGCAGATCCTCAAGGCCAACGGCCACACGGTCCTCAAGGCCAATCTGGTGAACGACCGCGGCATCCACATCTGCAAGTCGATGCTGGCGTGGAAACTCTACGGCAACGGCGAGACGCCCGCTTCGACGGGCATGAAGGGCGATCACCTCGTGGGCAAGTACTATGTGGAGTTCGACAAGCATTACAAGGCCCAGATCAAGGAGCTCATGGCGCAGGGGCAGTCGGAGGACGACGCCAAGAAGAGCGCCCCGATCATGCTCGAAGCGCAGGAGATGCTGCGCAAGTGGGAGGCCAAGGACCCCGAGGTCTACTCGCTGTGGGAGACCATGAACGGCTGGGTCTACGAGGGCTTCGACGTGACTTACAAGGCGTTGGGCGTCGATTTCGACAAGATTTACTACGAATCGCAGACCTACCTGCTGGGCAAGGCGCTGGTGGAGGAGGGGCTCGAAAAGGGCGTCTTCTACCGCCGTCCCGACAACTCGGTGTGGATCGACCTCACGGCCGACGGACTCGATGAGAAACTGTTGCTGCGCGGCGACGGCACGTCGGTCTACATGACGCAGGACCTCGGCACGGCTTTCCGCCGCTTCGAGGACAACAAGCTCGACGACATGATCTACGTCGTGGGCAACGAACAAAATTACCATTTTCAGGTACTGAAGCTGGTGCTCAAGAAGTTGGGCTATGCCGACTGGAGCGACCATATCACCCACCTGTCCTACGGCATGGTGGAGCTTCCCGAGGGCAAGATGAAATCGCGCGAGGGCACGGTGGTCGATGCCGACGATCTGATCGAAGGCATGGTCTCGACGGCCCGCGAGATGTCGGCCGAGCTGGGCAAACTCGACGGATGCACCGAGGAGGAGGCGAACGCCGTTTCGACGATGGTCGGACTGGGCGCCCTCAAATACTTCATCCTCAAGGTAGACCCCAAGAAGACGATGCTGTTCGACCCCCGCGAGTCGATCGACTTCAACGGCAATACGGGACCTTTCATCCAGTACACCCACGCGCGTATCCGCTCGATTCTGCGCAAGGCTGCCGAAGCGGGTATCGACTTCGGGGGCGTTGCCGCCGCGGACTACCTGCCCGAGGAGATCGATCTGGTGAAGACGCTGACGGAGTATCCCGCCACGGTAAAAGCCGCAGGCGAGAATTTCGCACCTTCGATCATCGGGGCCTATGTCTACGAGCTGGCCAAGCAGTTCAACGGTTACTACCATGACCATTCGATCCTCAAGGAGGAGAACGCCGACATACGCCGCATGCGCCTCCAACTGGTTCAGCAGGTTGCCCGCGTCATCCGCAGCGGCATGAAGCTGCTGGGCATCGACGTTCCGGAGCGGATGTAA
- a CDS encoding metal ABC transporter ATP-binding protein, with translation MNLVTMRDVSVAYDGYEALRHVDLEIGDKDFLGVIGPNGGGKTTLVKAILGAVPYTGEIRLAPELFRGKERLIGYMPQLSDFDRTFPISVLEVVLSGLQGRRGFRAPYTREDREKAMELLASSGIAGTARNPIGEVSGGQMQRALLARAVISDPKLLILDEPANFVDNKFEKELYRTLHELNTRMAIVMVSHDIGTITSVVKEIVCVNRHAHRHRSNVLTEEQLRNYDCPIQLVSHGHIPHTVLEHHPGDGCCCDHE, from the coding sequence ATGAATCTGGTAACGATGCGCGACGTGAGCGTCGCATACGACGGATACGAAGCCCTCCGGCACGTCGATCTGGAGATCGGCGACAAGGATTTTCTGGGCGTCATTGGCCCCAACGGAGGCGGAAAGACGACACTCGTGAAAGCCATACTGGGGGCTGTGCCCTACACGGGGGAGATACGGCTTGCTCCGGAGTTGTTCCGGGGAAAGGAGCGGCTGATCGGTTACATGCCGCAACTGTCGGATTTCGACCGCACGTTTCCGATCTCGGTACTCGAGGTGGTGTTGTCGGGATTGCAGGGACGCCGCGGGTTCCGCGCCCCTTACACCCGGGAGGATCGGGAGAAGGCGATGGAACTGCTGGCATCGTCGGGGATTGCCGGGACGGCCCGAAACCCCATCGGCGAAGTATCGGGCGGCCAGATGCAGCGGGCATTGCTGGCCCGGGCCGTGATCTCGGACCCGAAGCTGCTGATTCTGGATGAACCCGCGAATTTCGTAGATAACAAGTTCGAAAAGGAGCTCTACCGCACACTGCACGAACTGAATACGCGCATGGCGATCGTCATGGTGTCGCACGACATCGGTACGATCACAAGCGTCGTGAAAGAGATTGTCTGCGTCAACCGCCACGCACACCGTCACCGTTCGAACGTGCTGACCGAAGAGCAGTTGCGCAACTACGACTGCCCTATCCAGCTCGTCTCGCACGGCCACATTCCTCACACCGTGCTGGAGCACCATCCGGGCGACGGATGCTGCTGCGACCACGAATAA